In Porphyromonas cangingivalis, a genomic segment contains:
- the fmt gene encoding methionyl-tRNA formyltransferase, with the protein MNTTIAKDLKIVFLGTPDFATHILRRIVDEGYNVVAAVTMPDKPAGRGHKLHPSSVKAYAVEQGLPVLQPERLKDEAFLSELRALGADLFIVVAFRMLPKEVWGMPHRGTFNLHASLLPKYRGAAPIQHAILNGETVTGVTTFFLDEQIDTGQVLMRREVGLTSQETGGSLHDKLMTTGADLVVETIELIRNNEVVPSTPQPEMYEDEASLPQAPKIFKEDRLLRFSSCTAVEVDRRIRAMSPYPSAIATWHMVDGTDIEVKVFDAELLPHDTSLSAGQMKATKEGLLVGTTKGAILLKTIQMPSKRPIRARDLANGFDLSSVAKVF; encoded by the coding sequence ATGAATACAACCATAGCCAAGGATCTCAAGATCGTCTTCCTTGGGACACCCGATTTTGCCACTCACATCCTCCGTCGTATCGTCGATGAAGGGTACAATGTCGTCGCAGCGGTGACGATGCCCGACAAGCCTGCAGGGCGAGGTCACAAGCTCCATCCTTCGTCCGTCAAGGCTTATGCTGTCGAGCAGGGGCTCCCTGTGCTCCAGCCCGAACGCCTCAAGGATGAGGCTTTCCTCTCCGAACTAAGGGCTCTCGGTGCTGACCTCTTCATCGTGGTGGCCTTCCGTATGTTGCCCAAGGAGGTGTGGGGGATGCCGCACCGTGGGACGTTCAACCTCCATGCCTCGCTCCTGCCGAAGTACCGTGGCGCAGCACCCATTCAGCACGCCATCCTCAACGGTGAGACCGTGACAGGAGTGACGACCTTCTTTCTCGACGAACAGATCGACACAGGGCAAGTCCTCATGCGCAGAGAGGTCGGGCTTACCTCTCAGGAGACGGGTGGCTCTCTGCACGACAAACTCATGACGACGGGTGCCGACTTGGTCGTCGAGACCATCGAACTTATTCGGAACAACGAGGTCGTACCCTCCACTCCCCAGCCGGAGATGTATGAGGACGAGGCTTCGTTACCTCAAGCACCCAAGATCTTCAAAGAAGACAGACTGCTCCGCTTCTCTTCTTGTACAGCTGTCGAAGTCGACAGACGTATCCGGGCGATGTCGCCTTACCCCTCTGCGATCGCCACTTGGCACATGGTAGACGGCACGGACATCGAAGTGAAGGTTTTCGATGCCGAACTCCTGCCCCACGATACCTCTCTCTCCGCAGGTCAGATGAAGGCAACGAAAGAAGGGCTCCTTGTCGGCACAACAAAAGGTGCAATCCTCCTCAAAACCATACAGATGCCCTCGAAACGCCCCATCCGGGCACGCGACTTGGCAAATGGCTTCGACCTTTCCTCCGTGGCGAAAGTCTTCTGA
- a CDS encoding chloride channel protein: MKKTLEDKFFKFLSWREENIKEPVFISFLSFIVGISCALVAALLKGAIHLIQDFVTNRLVFDGLDLGFLIFPVIGVLLAGLFVRYIVKDDISHGVTKILYALSQRKSRIKPHNMWTSLVASSVTIGMGGSVGAEAPIVLTGSAIGSNIGRLFRLDQRNLMLLVGCGAAGAVSGIFKAPITGLIFVIEVLMLDLTLTSVLPLLISSVTGATMAYFLFGTDAMFSFSMSDTFELDRIPFVLLLGICCGLASLYFTKISFSLEKKLRGIKLYRRRYLISALILSVLIFILPSLYGEGYQTISSLIDGDPQDIMVGSFFSLLGDKIWVLPLFVLLSLLFKVFATVATNSGGGSGGVFAPSLFVGALVGFFFSHIIDLLSGVEAVSFIFPHLSTKNFALMGMAGVMAGVMHAPLTGTFLIAELTGSYSLFLPLLLVSISSYATIKVFLPHSIYSLRLAEKGKLLTHHKDKAVLTLMQVDNVIEQNFSRLHPSMTLGDVVRVFSESQRNVFPVVGDDGKIMGIVMLDNIRNIMFRSELYDRFKVSQFMITPPAKVVSDMNMEEVMDLFDDVNAWNLPVVDTEGKYLGFVSKSRIFNTYRDVLINNFNGD, from the coding sequence ATGAAGAAAACACTCGAAGATAAGTTTTTTAAGTTCTTGAGCTGGCGAGAGGAGAATATCAAGGAACCTGTGTTCATCAGTTTCCTCAGCTTCATCGTCGGTATCTCTTGTGCCTTGGTGGCAGCACTGCTCAAGGGGGCGATACATCTCATTCAGGACTTTGTGACGAACCGGCTCGTGTTTGACGGTCTTGATTTGGGCTTTTTGATCTTCCCCGTCATCGGGGTTTTGCTTGCAGGACTCTTTGTGCGCTACATCGTCAAGGATGACATCAGCCACGGTGTGACGAAGATCCTCTATGCCCTCTCTCAACGCAAGAGCCGTATCAAGCCGCACAATATGTGGACTTCTCTTGTGGCTTCGTCCGTCACCATCGGTATGGGGGGCTCTGTCGGAGCGGAAGCACCTATCGTACTCACGGGATCGGCCATAGGAAGTAATATTGGTCGTCTCTTCCGGCTCGATCAGCGTAACCTCATGCTCCTCGTGGGCTGTGGTGCAGCCGGTGCTGTCTCGGGGATCTTCAAAGCTCCTATTACGGGGCTTATCTTCGTCATCGAGGTCTTGATGCTTGACCTCACGCTGACATCGGTATTGCCACTGCTCATCTCATCGGTCACGGGGGCGACGATGGCATACTTCCTTTTCGGGACAGATGCGATGTTCTCGTTCAGTATGTCGGATACGTTCGAGCTCGATCGTATTCCTTTCGTGCTCCTGCTCGGGATCTGCTGTGGCTTGGCATCGTTGTATTTCACCAAGATATCATTCTCACTGGAGAAGAAGCTCAGAGGGATCAAGCTCTATCGACGACGCTATCTCATCTCGGCTCTCATCCTCAGTGTCCTTATCTTCATCCTGCCGTCGTTGTATGGTGAAGGGTACCAGACCATCAGCAGTCTCATCGATGGCGATCCTCAGGACATCATGGTAGGCTCTTTCTTTTCCCTCCTCGGGGATAAGATATGGGTCTTGCCCCTCTTCGTCTTGCTCAGTTTGCTGTTCAAGGTCTTTGCCACAGTGGCGACCAATTCCGGTGGTGGTAGTGGTGGGGTCTTCGCACCCTCTCTGTTTGTCGGTGCTTTGGTCGGCTTTTTCTTCTCGCACATCATCGACCTGCTCAGTGGCGTCGAAGCAGTGAGCTTCATCTTCCCTCATCTTTCGACCAAAAACTTTGCCCTTATGGGGATGGCCGGGGTCATGGCCGGGGTGATGCACGCACCGCTCACGGGTACATTCTTGATCGCCGAACTCACCGGGAGCTACTCCCTCTTCCTGCCGTTGTTGCTCGTGTCGATCAGTTCGTATGCCACGATAAAGGTCTTCTTGCCTCACAGTATCTATTCGCTTCGACTGGCGGAGAAAGGTAAACTCCTTACCCATCACAAGGACAAGGCCGTACTGACCCTGATGCAGGTGGACAATGTGATCGAACAAAACTTCAGTCGTCTCCATCCGAGTATGACACTCGGGGATGTGGTGAGGGTCTTCAGTGAGAGTCAGCGTAATGTATTCCCTGTCGTCGGAGATGACGGTAAGATCATGGGTATCGTGATGCTCGACAACATCCGAAACATCATGTTCAGGTCCGAGCTTTACGATCGCTTCAAGGTCTCCCAGTTCATGATCACTCCGCCTGCCAAGGTCGTGTCGGATATGAATATGGAAGAGGTGATGGATCTCTTCGACGATGTCAATGCGTGGAATCTCCCCGTCGTCGACACCGAAGGGAAGTACCTCGGATTTGTTTCCAAGTCTCGTATCTTCAATACCTATCGAGACGTCCTCATCAATAACTTCAACGGAGACTGA
- a CDS encoding L-threonylcarbamoyladenylate synthase, whose product MKEEQFVYAKEDLQAALEALQRGELILYPTDTIWGIGCDATNPDAVKKVYALKRREDAKALISIVDTNAKLQGLMDEVPELAYDLTDLATEPLTIIYPNVRGLAPNLLAEDGSAGIRVCDEPFCRALCQRFRKPIVSTSANISGEPAPRFFSEISPEITEAVDYVVKYRQEDNRPRSASKIMKLNADGTFVLIR is encoded by the coding sequence ATGAAAGAAGAACAATTCGTCTACGCTAAAGAAGATCTGCAAGCTGCATTGGAGGCTCTCCAGCGAGGAGAGCTCATCCTCTATCCTACCGATACGATATGGGGTATAGGTTGCGATGCAACGAATCCCGATGCTGTGAAGAAGGTGTATGCCCTCAAACGACGTGAGGATGCCAAGGCACTTATCAGTATTGTGGATACGAATGCCAAGTTGCAGGGCTTGATGGACGAGGTCCCCGAGCTGGCTTACGACCTCACCGACTTGGCGACCGAACCTCTTACGATCATTTATCCCAATGTCCGTGGTCTTGCACCGAACCTCTTGGCTGAGGATGGCAGTGCGGGAATCCGGGTGTGTGACGAACCGTTCTGCCGTGCTTTGTGCCAGCGTTTCCGCAAACCTATCGTCTCTACTTCTGCGAACATCTCAGGAGAACCGGCACCAAGGTTTTTCTCCGAAATCTCACCCGAGATCACCGAGGCTGTGGACTACGTCGTAAAGTACCGTCAGGAGGACAATCGTCCCCGCAGTGCTTCGAAGATCATGAAGCTCAATGCGGACGGTACTTTCGTCCTAATTCGATAA
- a CDS encoding winged helix-turn-helix transcriptional regulator, which produces MERKILDDECPVRKSMQIFAGKWTLLIIFQINRKIIRYGELKRAIPGISEKMLVDELKFLCVKGLIRKKQYPEVPPRVEYSLTPLGEKVLPIIDEIAKFGKENL; this is translated from the coding sequence ATGGAGAGAAAAATTTTGGATGACGAATGCCCCGTACGAAAGTCAATGCAGATTTTTGCCGGTAAATGGACCTTGCTTATCATCTTTCAAATCAATCGAAAGATAATTCGTTACGGAGAACTCAAACGTGCTATCCCGGGTATTAGCGAAAAGATGCTTGTTGATGAGTTGAAGTTTCTCTGTGTAAAAGGATTGATCAGGAAGAAGCAATATCCCGAAGTCCCTCCCAGGGTAGAGTACTCTCTTACACCATTGGGTGAGAAAGTCCTGCCGATTATTGATGAGATTGCTAAGTTCGGAAAAGAGAATTTGTAA
- a CDS encoding nuclear transport factor 2 family protein yields MKRAILLTAILFGFASCQVSKNKITPKNEESDMTNLEIVQQYFSALEKGDMAKVESLFAEDLVWHQPGKGVQSGTFIGKQAVFTHLGKLAKWSGGDLGIKVDYLTDNGVMVVASIHFALEKNGTSMAMRGVDLLRLEDGLIKEVWLFSERIEEEDAFWTALAQSY; encoded by the coding sequence ATGAAAAGGGCAATTTTACTAACAGCGATTTTATTTGGATTTGCATCTTGTCAAGTCAGTAAAAACAAAATCACACCTAAAAATGAAGAATCAGACATGACGAATTTAGAAATTGTTCAGCAGTATTTTTCTGCATTAGAAAAGGGAGACATGGCAAAAGTTGAGTCTCTTTTCGCCGAAGATTTAGTTTGGCACCAACCGGGCAAGGGGGTTCAGTCGGGAACATTCATAGGGAAACAAGCCGTCTTTACTCACTTAGGCAAATTGGCAAAATGGAGCGGTGGCGACTTAGGGATCAAAGTCGATTATCTCACCGACAATGGAGTTATGGTAGTGGCATCCATCCACTTTGCCTTAGAAAAAAATGGGACTTCGATGGCGATGCGAGGTGTGGACTTGCTTCGTTTAGAGGACGGCCTTATCAAAGAAGTATGGCTTTTTTCTGAAAGAATTGAAGAAGAAGACGCCTTTTGGACAGCACTGGCACAAAGCTATTAG
- a CDS encoding ISAs1 family transposase, translating into MDVQDYFSKVEDPRVVSRCKHKLSDILVIALASYLCGGEDYESMHELCLERGESLRPLVELPNGCPSVDTFERVLQRIEPQSLYACLQVYGKELISDLEGKHIAIDGKRLKGSKKKTGSTHILSAWVDEVGLSLAQETVAEKRNELQAIPEVLDSLDLSGAIISIDAMGTQTNIAEQIIQSEADYILSLKGNQKHLYEDVQDCFTGQYRCHSYETLEKNHGRIEKRTYTTLSASEVFDEEEYGQWRGLRSLIQVEREISNLEGETRIDKQYYISSLPPEDCQLIGQYIRGHWGIENRLHWHLDVTFREDACRARKDYSATNLNTLRKFALAIVSQYKDKLSLRKRLFKAALNIDYLKKILKI; encoded by the coding sequence ATGGATGTACAAGATTATTTTTCTAAGGTAGAAGATCCCCGTGTCGTGAGTCGTTGCAAGCATAAGTTGAGCGATATTCTAGTAATTGCATTGGCGAGTTATCTGTGTGGAGGCGAGGATTATGAGTCCATGCATGAACTTTGCTTAGAGCGAGGAGAATCGCTTCGCCCTCTAGTTGAATTGCCTAATGGTTGTCCGAGCGTGGATACCTTCGAGAGGGTGCTCCAACGTATTGAGCCTCAGTCTCTCTATGCCTGTCTTCAAGTCTATGGGAAAGAGCTGATTAGCGACTTGGAAGGTAAACATATCGCCATTGACGGCAAACGCCTGAAAGGCTCGAAGAAGAAAACCGGCAGTACGCATATTCTCTCAGCTTGGGTTGATGAAGTGGGTTTAAGCCTTGCTCAAGAGACTGTTGCCGAAAAACGCAATGAGTTACAAGCTATCCCTGAAGTCCTGGATAGTCTTGATTTGTCAGGGGCAATCATCAGTATAGATGCGATGGGAACTCAAACCAACATTGCAGAGCAAATTATCCAATCAGAAGCCGACTACATCCTAAGCCTCAAAGGCAATCAAAAACACTTGTATGAGGATGTTCAGGATTGTTTCACAGGACAATACAGGTGCCATAGTTATGAGACCTTGGAGAAAAATCATGGTCGTATTGAGAAGCGAACTTATACCACATTATCAGCATCAGAGGTCTTTGACGAGGAGGAATATGGTCAATGGCGAGGCTTGAGAAGTTTAATTCAAGTGGAGAGAGAGATTAGTAATTTAGAGGGAGAGACTCGCATAGATAAGCAGTATTATATCAGCAGTTTACCACCTGAAGATTGTCAGTTAATAGGGCAATATATTCGAGGGCATTGGGGGATTGAGAATAGGCTTCATTGGCACTTGGATGTAACCTTTAGGGAAGACGCTTGCCGAGCTCGTAAGGACTATTCAGCCACCAATCTAAACACGTTGAGAAAGTTCGCTTTAGCCATTGTTTCTCAGTATAAAGACAAACTATCCTTACGGAAGAGGTTATTCAAAGCCGCTCTGAATATAGACTATCTCAAAAAGATACTAAAGATTTGA